A region of Candidatus Roizmanbacteria bacterium DNA encodes the following proteins:
- a CDS encoding type I restriction endonuclease subunit R: MKTDYKYNLVAEGPQSTVVSEYVRDASVVRDAAYQTEAELEKEFIKQLESQAYEYIRIKTERDLVQNLRAQLEKLNAFTFTDSEWERFFTSELANPNQSIAEKTLTIQEDYIKNLSRDDGTVKNIYLLKKDTIHDNVLQVVNQYSTDEGERANRYDVTILVNGLPLVHIELKRRGVAIQEAFNQINRYQRESFWSASGLFEYVQLFVISNGTHTKYYSNTTRSQHIKDSRQGTVNKGKRTSNSYEFTSWWADANNKPITDLMDFAKTFFAKHSLLNILTRYCVFTTDKLLLVMRPYQIVATERILNRIEVSTNYKKMGTTEAGGYVWHTTGSGKTLTSFKTAQLASKLPYIDKVLFIVDRKDLDYQTMREYDKFEKGAANSNTSTAILKKQLENPNARIIVTTIQKLDRFIRRNNGHAIYDGHVVLIFDECHRSQFGNMHSAITKAFTKYHIFGFTGTPIFAINASSSGRPDLKTTEQAFGEKLHIYTIVDAIADKNVLPFKVDYISTVREAEDIEDKKVSDIDREAILSDPTRISNIVTYIREHFDQKTKRNSFYKIKDRRLAGFNSIFAVSSIEFAKTYYAEFKKQLADLPSDKQLKIALIYSFGVNDEDADGMVDENSEDTSGLDQSSRDFLEAAIKDYNKHFGTSFDTSSDKFQNYYKDVSERVKSREVDILIVVNMFLTGFDATTLNTLWVDKNLRLHGLLQAFSRTNRILNSVKTFGNIVCFRNLEKATNESLSLFGDKEASGIVLLKAYSDYYNGYSDKGKEVRGYVDLIAELQSRFPVGERILGEQDQKDFIKLYGSILRLRNILTTFDEFAGNEILTDRDVQDYHSAYIDLYNEFRNTATVEKENVNDDVVFEMELIKQVDINIDYILQLIKKYHESHTKNKEVLIDINKAIDSSVELRNKKDLINQFISTLDVHSVVEDDWRNFVEGKKVEELEQIIEKENLDRDATYKFIKNAFRNGNISTSGTELTRVLPPVSRFTPTGERTKKRETVIDKLTKFFERFFGISSS; the protein is encoded by the coding sequence ATGAAAACTGATTATAAGTACAACCTAGTAGCAGAAGGACCTCAAAGTACTGTGGTATCCGAATATGTACGTGATGCCAGTGTTGTACGAGATGCTGCATACCAAACAGAGGCAGAACTTGAGAAAGAATTTATTAAACAACTTGAATCACAGGCATATGAATATATTCGAATAAAAACAGAAAGAGATTTAGTACAAAACCTACGTGCTCAACTGGAAAAACTGAATGCATTTACTTTCACAGATTCGGAATGGGAAAGATTCTTTACTAGCGAACTCGCCAATCCCAATCAAAGCATTGCAGAAAAAACTTTGACGATTCAAGAGGATTATATTAAAAACCTTTCTCGTGATGACGGCACAGTAAAGAATATTTATCTCCTCAAGAAAGACACTATCCACGACAATGTTTTACAAGTGGTAAATCAATACTCTACCGATGAAGGTGAACGGGCAAATAGATATGATGTGACAATTTTGGTAAATGGACTGCCTCTAGTGCATATCGAGCTCAAGCGAAGAGGTGTTGCTATTCAAGAGGCTTTCAATCAAATTAATCGATATCAAAGAGAGAGTTTTTGGTCAGCATCAGGACTTTTTGAGTATGTCCAATTGTTTGTGATATCAAACGGCACTCATACGAAGTACTACAGCAACACGACTCGATCTCAACATATAAAGGATTCTAGACAAGGGACTGTAAATAAAGGGAAAAGAACGAGCAACAGCTACGAATTTACCAGCTGGTGGGCTGACGCCAACAATAAGCCCATTACAGATCTCATGGATTTTGCCAAAACATTTTTTGCAAAACATTCACTACTCAATATCCTCACTCGTTATTGTGTATTTACCACAGACAAGCTCCTACTTGTGATGCGACCATACCAAATCGTCGCAACGGAGAGAATACTTAACAGAATTGAAGTTAGTACTAATTACAAAAAGATGGGAACAACTGAAGCTGGTGGGTATGTTTGGCATACTACTGGCTCTGGTAAAACGCTCACCAGTTTCAAAACTGCACAACTTGCAAGTAAGTTACCGTACATCGACAAGGTCTTATTTATTGTTGATAGAAAAGATCTCGATTACCAAACAATGCGCGAATACGACAAGTTTGAGAAGGGTGCTGCGAATAGCAATACAAGTACGGCAATTTTAAAGAAACAGCTCGAGAATCCAAATGCTCGAATAATTGTAACTACAATTCAGAAGCTTGATCGATTCATTAGAAGAAACAACGGTCATGCAATTTATGATGGACATGTAGTTTTAATATTTGATGAATGCCACAGATCACAGTTTGGTAACATGCATTCTGCAATCACAAAAGCATTTACTAAGTATCATATATTCGGATTTACGGGCACTCCAATCTTTGCTATCAATGCTTCATCGAGTGGCAGACCTGATTTAAAAACAACTGAGCAAGCCTTTGGAGAAAAGTTACACATCTATACTATTGTTGATGCAATCGCTGATAAGAATGTTCTGCCTTTTAAGGTGGACTATATTTCAACAGTTCGAGAAGCAGAAGATATTGAGGACAAAAAAGTCAGTGATATCGATCGTGAGGCAATACTTTCTGATCCGACGCGCATATCAAATATTGTCACCTACATCAGAGAGCATTTTGACCAGAAAACTAAAAGAAATAGTTTTTATAAAATAAAAGATAGACGCCTTGCAGGCTTTAACTCAATTTTTGCCGTTTCATCCATTGAGTTTGCAAAGACATACTATGCAGAGTTTAAAAAACAACTCGCAGATCTTCCCTCAGATAAACAACTTAAAATAGCACTCATCTATAGCTTTGGGGTCAATGACGAGGATGCTGATGGCATGGTAGATGAGAATTCAGAAGACACAAGTGGACTCGATCAAAGTTCTCGAGATTTTCTTGAAGCTGCGATCAAGGACTATAACAAACATTTTGGAACATCTTTTGACACTTCTTCAGACAAGTTTCAGAATTACTACAAAGACGTGAGTGAACGAGTAAAAAGCCGTGAGGTAGATATTTTGATTGTCGTGAACATGTTCCTTACTGGATTTGATGCAACAACGCTGAATACACTCTGGGTAGATAAAAATTTACGTTTGCATGGCCTGCTCCAAGCATTTTCTAGAACAAATAGAATTCTTAACAGTGTCAAAACATTTGGAAACATTGTTTGCTTTCGAAATCTGGAAAAAGCAACTAATGAATCTCTCTCGCTATTTGGAGACAAGGAGGCAAGCGGCATTGTCCTCTTAAAGGCATATTCAGATTATTACAATGGTTATTCGGATAAAGGTAAAGAAGTTCGAGGCTATGTTGATCTTATAGCAGAGCTGCAATCTAGATTCCCTGTTGGTGAACGAATTCTAGGTGAGCAGGATCAAAAAGATTTCATCAAGCTCTATGGCTCAATTCTGAGACTTAGAAATATTTTAACAACATTTGATGAATTTGCGGGAAACGAGATACTTACTGATCGAGATGTACAAGATTATCACAGTGCCTACATCGATCTTTACAATGAGTTTAGAAATACCGCTACTGTTGAGAAAGAAAATGTAAATGATGATGTAGTTTTCGAAATGGAGCTTATCAAGCAAGTGGATATTAATATTGATTATATTCTTCAGCTGATCAAGAAATATCATGAGAGTCATACAAAAAACAAAGAAGTACTGATTGATATAAATAAAGCCATCGACTCAAGTGTTGAACTCAGAAACAAAAAAGACCTTATTAATCAATTTATTTCAACTTTGGATGTTCACTCTGTAGTTGAAGATGACTGGAGAAATTTTGTTGAAGGCAAAAAAGTTGAGGAACTAGAACAAATAATTGAAAAAGAAAACCTCGACCGAGATGCTACCTACAAATTCATAAAAAATGCCTTTAGGAATGGGAATATTTCTACATCTGGTACTGAGCTTACAAGAGTTCTTCCCCCTGTATCTCGATTTACACCAACAGGTGAAAGAACAAAAAAGAGAGAAACAGTAATTGATAAATTGACAAAATTTTTTGAAAGATTTTTTGGGATATCGAGTAGTTAG
- a CDS encoding transposase yields MSKWGGDQLRVIRSYDWQYNRDLMKKIRSLSDYNQSDVAQIRNDVLTFAEKYGIQAAVDAYGISRRTLFRWRKRRRDSEGQLDSLIPETTKPKTPRRMETHPKVISFIKEIREQYFCLGKEKIKPLLDEYCLQEGISTISESTIGKVIKRHNLQRKTYRIYHNPASGFAKRKVKYRQKVKRSPKVEDTGYIEIDTITKFVHGIKLYVFNAVDIKLKFQFSYGYSKLNSRNGADFMRRLELVYPIQDGIKTIQTDNGLEYLGNFHDYLEENNIPHLFIYPRCPKINAFIERANRTLQEEFMNPYIYTKWTGIGSFNRHLIEYLVWYNTKRVHKSLNNISPMDYLLSILPKECHMYGTHTHYFIYVKN; encoded by the coding sequence ATGAGTAAATGGGGAGGAGATCAGCTTCGAGTAATTAGGAGTTATGACTGGCAGTACAATAGAGATCTTATGAAAAAGATACGATCTCTATCAGACTACAATCAGTCAGATGTAGCACAAATCAGAAACGATGTTCTGACATTTGCAGAGAAGTACGGGATACAAGCTGCAGTTGATGCATATGGGATATCACGAAGGACATTGTTTCGATGGAGGAAGAGACGGCGAGATTCAGAAGGGCAGTTGGATAGCCTGATACCAGAGACAACCAAGCCAAAGACACCCCGACGTATGGAGACTCACCCGAAGGTCATATCCTTTATCAAAGAGATTCGAGAACAATACTTTTGTTTGGGAAAGGAGAAGATCAAGCCCTTACTTGATGAGTATTGCCTACAGGAAGGAATTTCAACTATATCTGAGTCAACCATTGGAAAAGTGATCAAAAGACACAACCTGCAGCGCAAGACCTACCGGATCTATCACAATCCAGCAAGTGGCTTTGCAAAACGGAAAGTAAAGTACCGACAGAAGGTCAAGCGGTCTCCCAAGGTGGAAGATACCGGATACATTGAGATTGATACCATCACGAAGTTTGTACACGGAATCAAGCTGTATGTCTTCAATGCAGTGGACATCAAACTCAAATTCCAGTTCTCCTACGGATACTCAAAACTCAACAGCCGAAACGGTGCTGATTTTATGAGAAGACTGGAACTAGTATACCCAATACAAGATGGTATAAAAACCATACAAACAGATAACGGCCTCGAGTATCTGGGAAACTTCCATGACTATCTGGAAGAAAACAATATCCCACACCTCTTTATCTACCCCAGATGTCCCAAGATCAATGCCTTTATTGAGCGAGCAAACAGAACACTCCAGGAAGAATTTATGAACCCCTACATCTATACCAAGTGGACCGGTATCGGATCATTCAATCGTCACCTTATTGAATACCTCGTCTGGTACAATACAAAGCGAGTTCACAAAAGCCTGAACAATATTTCACCTATGGATTACCTATTATCTATTTTACCTAAAGAGTGCCATATGTATGGAACTCATACACACTATTTCATTTATGTAAAAAATTAG
- a CDS encoding restriction endonuclease subunit S: MTNNKFKKLITELCPKGVEFLELGGVITDLRTGLNPRQNFKLNPPDGSNWYITVRELAGFDIKYSEKTDKVDDDGLSIIQKRSRLKVGDVLFSGTGTIGRTALVKDAPLDWNIKEGVYAITPNHKILNSRYLIYIFHNLIDKIVAQADGSTVASISMKNLKKFKIPLPPLPIQEEIVKIIDTFTELEAELEAELEARKKQYEYYINGLFKLENADHQPLGEIGHFTRGKRFVKNDILEEGFPCIHYGEMYTYYNVWTEKTKSFISPDLASRLRTAHYGDVVLVAAGETIEDIGNAVAWLGNSDVVIHDACFAFSHKLNPKYVSYFFRTNNFRSQIKRYVSSGKISAINDRGLAKAIIPIPSDKEQERIVSILDKFDALVNDISVGLPAELAARRKQYEYYRNKLLTFKEYEN; the protein is encoded by the coding sequence ATGACAAATAACAAATTCAAAAAACTCATTACTGAACTTTGTCCTAAGGGTGTGGAGTTTTTGGAGTTGGGAGGAGTAATTACTGATCTAAGAACTGGACTTAATCCTAGACAAAATTTTAAACTCAACCCACCAGATGGGAGCAACTGGTATATAACTGTGCGTGAGTTAGCAGGGTTTGATATTAAATATTCAGAAAAAACTGACAAAGTTGATGATGACGGATTATCAATTATTCAGAAGCGTTCAAGGTTGAAAGTCGGTGATGTCTTGTTTTCGGGCACCGGAACTATCGGCCGCACAGCGCTAGTAAAAGATGCTCCACTTGATTGGAATATTAAGGAGGGAGTATATGCGATTACTCCGAATCATAAGATTTTGAACAGTAGATACCTGATTTATATTTTTCATAATTTGATCGATAAGATTGTTGCGCAGGCAGATGGCTCAACAGTTGCGAGTATTTCAATGAAAAATTTAAAGAAGTTTAAAATCCCCCTCCCGCCTCTCCCTATCCAAGAAGAAATTGTAAAAATCATTGATACCTTTACAGAACTAGAAGCAGAACTAGAAGCAGAACTAGAAGCAAGAAAGAAGCAGTATGAGTATTACATTAATGGTTTGTTCAAACTTGAAAATGCTGACCATCAACCATTAGGTGAAATCGGTCACTTTACTCGAGGAAAAAGATTTGTTAAAAATGATATTCTCGAGGAGGGTTTTCCATGCATCCATTATGGAGAAATGTATACATACTATAATGTTTGGACAGAAAAAACCAAGTCATTTATTAGTCCCGATTTGGCATCGAGATTGAGAACTGCACATTACGGCGATGTTGTTCTTGTTGCAGCAGGTGAAACTATTGAGGATATTGGTAATGCAGTAGCATGGTTAGGTAATTCAGATGTAGTTATTCATGATGCCTGTTTTGCCTTTTCTCACAAACTAAATCCGAAATATGTTTCTTACTTTTTTAGAACTAATAATTTTCGATCACAAATTAAGCGGTATGTCTCATCTGGGAAAATATCTGCGATTAACGATAGAGGATTAGCTAAGGCAATTATTCCGATACCATCTGACAAAGAACAAGAACGAATCGTATCAATCCTAGACAAATTTGATGCTTTGGTGAATGATATTTCTGTAGGTTTGCCAGCAGAGCTTGCTGCTAGACGAAAACAATATGAATACTATAGAAATAAACTACTAACTTTTAAAGAATATGAAAACTGA